From one Candidatus Poribacteria bacterium genomic stretch:
- a CDS encoding dihydrodipicolinate synthase family protein, which yields MSIDTPTLLDALDSVTAIPIIPFKDGEIDYAGHAKNISYLMQNNYLEGDRKRVIAIAGTSLIHHVSLEDQTRIMDATGREMAGDGVLMSGIVPNPIGDAGKLIEAQSNLQRPPDVYLIMPLTGISNPKGVYEQYMKFGEQYGESCDARFLYYFRQKKELDAMIRLVNDSPHFIGVKIGTGVEDVESIIDGVGDSGLVVWGIGDRCTRPAELGTKGHTSGIAVLCARASDEINNAQRRGDYETSHQIEADVFGLEEIRFMNERLYNYSAVIEAMNLSGFSDIVGGTGGPFNPRVPSEISAQVQEAIQPLKKYH from the coding sequence ATGTCCATTGATACACCAACCCTTTTAGATGCTTTAGATTCTGTGACTGCCATTCCAATCATCCCCTTCAAAGATGGCGAAATTGATTACGCAGGACACGCAAAAAATATCAGCTACCTGATGCAGAACAACTACCTAGAAGGCGATCGGAAGCGCGTGATTGCAATCGCTGGAACGAGCCTCATCCATCACGTCAGCTTGGAGGACCAAACACGTATAATGGATGCCACAGGCCGCGAGATGGCGGGTGATGGGGTTCTGATGTCAGGTATTGTGCCGAACCCAATCGGGGACGCAGGGAAACTCATCGAAGCGCAGTCTAACCTGCAGCGTCCACCCGATGTATACCTGATAATGCCTTTAACAGGAATCTCAAATCCCAAAGGTGTATATGAACAGTACATGAAGTTTGGTGAACAGTACGGCGAATCCTGCGATGCACGATTCCTCTACTACTTCCGCCAGAAAAAAGAACTTGATGCAATGATCCGTCTAGTCAATGATTCACCACATTTTATCGGTGTGAAGATTGGCACAGGTGTAGAAGACGTAGAATCAATCATTGATGGTGTGGGAGACAGTGGACTTGTAGTTTGGGGTATCGGCGATCGATGCACACGCCCGGCGGAACTCGGCACGAAAGGACATACATCCGGAATCGCTGTCCTATGCGCACGTGCCTCCGATGAGATCAACAATGCCCAACGTCGCGGTGATTACGAAACCTCCCATCAAATTGAGGCGGACGTCTTTGGTCTTGAAGAGATCCGTTTTATGAATGAGCGCCTCTATAACTATTCTGCTGTGATAGAAGCGATGAATCTCAGCGGCTTTAGTGATATTGTAGGCGGCACCGGCGGCCCATTTAACCCGCGTGTTCCATCGGAAATTTCAGCACAGGTACAGGAAGCGATTCAACCGCTCAAGAAGTACCATTGA
- the carA gene encoding glutamine-hydrolyzing carbamoyl-phosphate synthase small subunit, translated as MKAILALADGTTFEGEHFGATGETSGEVVFNTSMTGYQEILTDPSYKGQIVTMTYPLIGNYGCNEIDVESIRPQAEGFVVREYSAYESNWRSQSNLGSYLEENEIIGIHGIDTRALTKRLRVHGVMDGVLSTEDLNLQSLVAKAQAWHGLVGMDMVQYVTCPNPYLWETHDPESSTLPDLTSTANDKNSQLTIDFDTTEIEAPSTPQFRVIAVDFGVKYNILRQLTQHGCQVQVVPAHTSAEEILDADPDGIFLSNGPGDPEPIEYGIKTIQQLIGTKPTFGICLGHQLLGLAFGGKSFKLKFGHRGANQPVKRFDTDQVEITSQNHGFCVDIDSLPNNVKVTHINLNDQTLEGMEHSEYPIFSVQYHPEASPGPHDANYLFKRFTDLMQEHKK; from the coding sequence ATGAAAGCAATTCTCGCATTGGCGGATGGAACAACTTTTGAAGGCGAACATTTCGGCGCAACCGGGGAAACTTCCGGTGAGGTGGTTTTTAACACCAGCATGACCGGCTACCAAGAGATTCTCACCGATCCATCCTACAAGGGGCAGATCGTCACGATGACCTACCCGTTGATCGGCAATTATGGCTGCAACGAAATTGATGTCGAATCAATTCGACCGCAAGCCGAAGGATTTGTTGTGCGTGAATATAGTGCATACGAAAGCAATTGGCGTTCACAGTCCAACCTCGGTAGCTACCTTGAAGAAAATGAGATTATCGGCATCCACGGTATCGATACACGCGCATTGACCAAGCGACTCAGAGTACATGGTGTCATGGATGGCGTACTCTCGACGGAAGACCTTAATCTTCAAAGTTTAGTTGCCAAAGCACAGGCGTGGCACGGACTCGTCGGGATGGATATGGTTCAGTACGTGACATGTCCCAATCCGTACTTATGGGAGACGCACGATCCCGAATCAAGCACCCTCCCTGATTTGACTTCTACTGCCAATGATAAAAATTCCCAACTCACAATTGACTTTGACACAACAGAGATTGAGGCACCGTCAACCCCCCAATTCCGCGTCATTGCGGTGGACTTCGGGGTCAAATATAATATCTTACGCCAACTTACTCAACACGGTTGTCAGGTGCAAGTAGTTCCGGCACACACTTCCGCAGAAGAGATTCTCGACGCAGATCCAGATGGTATCTTCTTATCCAACGGTCCCGGCGATCCGGAGCCGATTGAATACGGTATCAAGACAATTCAACAATTGATTGGAACGAAGCCGACCTTTGGTATCTGTTTGGGGCATCAATTGCTGGGACTTGCATTCGGCGGAAAGAGCTTCAAACTCAAATTCGGACATCGCGGTGCAAATCAACCAGTAAAACGATTTGACACAGATCAGGTCGAAATTACTTCACAAAATCACGGTTTTTGTGTGGACATTGACTCACTACCAAACAATGTAAAGGTGACGCATATTAATCTGAACGATCAAACCCTTGAAGGGATGGAACACAGTGAATATCCAATCTTCTCTGTGCAGTACCATCCGGAAGCGTCTCCCGGTCCCCATGACGCAAATTATCTTTTTAAGAGGTTTACAGATCTGATGCAGGAACATAAAAAGTAA
- a CDS encoding DNA helicase UvrBC has translation MATNQVERNTRLVRALDEILDSLAFDVAHPIKVLKLAEGKEVVVVQSNAFTISRIYTSGRPDGKRPHGRESYYEYFCEQLEDYKQQHGSDEGFGLTPEDWRVLFRESYDRYTRYLLFAGIKRWADVKRDTNTNLAVTNMAKEFAPSEIAWESYQYKGYMLMMNSMANAELRLMEEDRPGALDQVNLGIQQIGKFCGECLRENYGDAENVTRERYLSNLIEFRSDLESVEEGLEGQGESDGDEDDAVDFLEELEELLDEENRN, from the coding sequence ATGGCAACGAATCAGGTTGAAAGAAACACACGTCTGGTGCGTGCACTTGATGAGATTTTGGATAGTTTAGCGTTTGATGTCGCTCACCCAATAAAGGTCTTAAAGTTGGCGGAAGGGAAAGAGGTTGTTGTAGTGCAATCAAATGCGTTCACAATTTCGCGTATCTACACCTCCGGTCGCCCCGATGGCAAGAGACCCCATGGGCGGGAGTCCTACTATGAATACTTCTGCGAACAACTTGAGGATTATAAACAGCAGCACGGTAGCGATGAGGGATTTGGTTTAACACCGGAGGATTGGCGTGTCTTATTCCGAGAATCGTACGATAGGTATACCCGTTATCTGTTGTTCGCGGGGATTAAACGGTGGGCAGATGTCAAACGCGACACCAACACAAACCTTGCCGTTACGAATATGGCAAAGGAATTTGCCCCTTCTGAGATTGCGTGGGAAAGTTACCAGTATAAGGGCTATATGCTCATGATGAATAGCATGGCGAACGCTGAACTGCGTCTAATGGAGGAGGACCGCCCAGGTGCATTGGATCAGGTCAATTTAGGAATTCAACAGATCGGAAAATTCTGTGGTGAGTGTTTGCGTGAGAATTATGGGGACGCAGAAAACGTCACCCGTGAACGTTATTTGAGTAACCTGATTGAGTTTCGGTCAGATCTGGAATCGGTGGAAGAGGGACTAGAAGGACAAGGAGAGAGCGACGGAGATGAGGATGACGCGGTGGATTTCCTAGAGGAGTTGGAGGAACTTTTGGATGAGGAGAACAGAAATTAG
- a CDS encoding HD family hydrolase translates to MNAQAVLDFIEEIGVLKNLPRTGWRFRGIKDAESIADHCYRVSLLSMILADVLTEQKVPLDVEKVMRLALLHEVAEARIGDLPFPALKYIPEEVKKAGERTAVESMFEHFGPLQKKYIQLWDEFENGTSIEGKLVRAADKLELMIQVLEYEKVGYRSLDKFWTNPWNFRSFDDSPLIREIIDLLYQRREDLT, encoded by the coding sequence ATGAATGCACAAGCTGTATTAGACTTTATTGAGGAGATTGGCGTTCTCAAGAACCTGCCACGCACCGGCTGGCGTTTTCGCGGTATCAAAGATGCTGAGAGTATCGCGGATCACTGCTATCGGGTGTCGCTTTTGTCGATGATTCTAGCGGATGTGTTGACTGAGCAGAAGGTTCCGTTGGACGTGGAAAAGGTGATGCGTCTTGCGTTATTGCACGAGGTCGCTGAAGCGCGAATTGGGGATTTGCCGTTTCCGGCACTTAAATATATTCCCGAAGAAGTCAAGAAAGCAGGCGAACGGACCGCCGTTGAATCAATGTTTGAACACTTTGGTCCCCTTCAAAAAAAATATATACAACTTTGGGATGAGTTTGAAAACGGAACATCTATTGAAGGGAAGTTGGTGCGAGCTGCGGATAAACTTGAGTTGATGATTCAGGTTTTGGAATACGAAAAGGTTGGCTATCGATCGCTGGACAAATTTTGGACAAATCCTTGGAATTTTCGGAGTTTTGACGATTCTCCCTTGATACGGGAGATTATTGACCTCTTGTATCAGCGGCGGGAAGATCTGACTTGA
- a CDS encoding retropepsin-like domain-containing protein: MEKRRTQQWLQEIYRHPKRYEGKVVIILNDTQIVGVAEDFTEAKRKREQLAASSPPIHDGKMTLFLVPRGVKQVRIRTLRLRSLREDLWEPVYLVNLQTNHGEIQNCEMLIDSGADISLIPFHTGRSLGLSRSDEEILSFAQGIGGGVSYLLRRIDIVIDGHPVSAMVAWCQDEDIEDMIVGRQDVFDAFHIEFRQSERRIIFKPVESKDG; encoded by the coding sequence ATGGAAAAACGACGAACACAGCAATGGCTCCAAGAGATCTATAGGCACCCAAAGCGATATGAAGGCAAGGTAGTTATCATTCTGAACGACACCCAGATTGTAGGCGTAGCCGAAGACTTTACAGAGGCAAAGCGCAAACGAGAACAGTTAGCTGCTTCCTCTCCACCAATCCATGACGGAAAGATGACGCTTTTTCTCGTTCCTCGGGGGGTCAAGCAGGTGCGGATTCGCACGTTGCGCCTACGAAGTTTAAGAGAAGATCTGTGGGAACCTGTATATCTTGTGAATTTGCAAACGAATCACGGAGAGATTCAAAACTGTGAAATGTTGATTGACTCTGGAGCAGACATCAGTCTAATTCCGTTCCATACAGGTAGATCGCTTGGTCTATCTCGTAGTGATGAGGAAATATTATCGTTTGCGCAAGGTATAGGTGGGGGAGTTAGCTATTTGCTACGGAGAATTGATATAGTGATTGACGGGCATCCTGTCAGTGCGATGGTTGCTTGGTGTCAAGACGAGGACATTGAGGACATGATTGTAGGCAGACAAGATGTGTTTGATGCTTTTCATATTGAGTTTAGGCAGAGTGAGAGACGAATAATTTTCAAACCTGTTGAGAGTAAGGACGGCTAA
- the carB gene encoding carbamoyl-phosphate synthase large subunit gives MPKRTDIKKILIIGSGPIIIGQACEFDYSGTQACKSLKEEGYEVVLVNSNPATIMTDTELADRTYVEPISADIAERIIAQERPQALLPTLGGQTGLNVSVELAESGVLDKYGVELIGAKLPAIQKAEDRDLFKRAMQHIGLAVPKSGIAHTYDEAITVVEEIGYPAIIRPAFTLGGTGGGIAYNIEEFRDMVEYGLGLSPVNEVLIEESVIGWKEFELEVMRDGTDNVVIICSIENFDAMGVHTGDSITVAPAQTLTDKEYQQMRNAAIKIIREIGVDTGGSNIQFAVDPDTGKQVVIEMNPRVSRSSALASKATGFPIAKIAAKLAVGYTLDELPNDITRKTPASFEPTIDYVVTKIPRWAFEKFAGTDETLTTMMKSVGEAMAIGRTFKESLQKGLRSLENGWAGLDSQPLQKLPVSELPQKLTIPNMERILYIKQAFQGGMSIDQIHGYTHIDPFFLYNIKEIIDFEEEIRRAGSESNLDALPDSSVFLLRKAKQYGFSDRQIGELWNASEASIRGLRKEHGIEATFKTVDTCAAEFEAETPYYYSTYGMEDEVRPSQKKKILILGSGPNRIGQGIEFDYCCVHAALALKEDNYETIMVNSNPETVSTDYDTSDRLYFEPLTHENVLNIVDREKPDGVIVQLGGQTPLNLALGLQKAGVPIIGTSPEDIARSEDRKQFTELLDGLGLKQPPNGTATSVKEATPIAAALGYPVMVRPSYVLGGRAMQIVYDQDALEAYMDSAVAASPEHPVLIDKYLEDAIEVDVDAISDGNLTVVGGIMEHIEEAGIHSGDSDCVLPPYTLVEEQINTLKEYTDALAKALNVRGLMNIQYAIKNDEIYVLEVNPRASRTVPFVSKTIGVPLAKLAARIMAGRTLEELGFTNEIEPDYFSVKAPVFPFNRFPGANSQLGPEMKSTGEVMGIDADLSIAFAKAQQAVGYGLPLDGHAFISVKNKDKRAIIFIAKKLVDLGFQLIATHGTAKVLRRNGMEVTLVHSIGKGRPTIHDYVKNNAVDLIINTPTGYAHRPNEELIRQMAIDYGITLFSTIAGASAAINGIEALRRGEITVTPLQDYY, from the coding sequence ATGCCAAAGCGAACTGACATCAAAAAGATCCTAATTATCGGCTCCGGCCCGATTATTATCGGTCAAGCCTGTGAGTTTGACTATTCGGGCACTCAGGCGTGTAAATCCTTGAAGGAGGAAGGGTATGAGGTTGTCCTTGTCAACAGTAATCCGGCAACGATTATGACGGACACGGAGCTTGCAGACCGAACCTATGTTGAACCGATTAGCGCAGATATCGCCGAACGAATTATTGCTCAAGAGCGCCCCCAAGCCTTACTCCCAACTTTGGGTGGACAGACAGGACTGAATGTCTCTGTTGAACTTGCTGAATCGGGTGTGTTGGATAAGTACGGGGTCGAGTTGATTGGTGCGAAACTTCCCGCCATCCAGAAAGCGGAGGATCGTGATCTATTCAAAAGGGCAATGCAGCACATCGGCTTGGCGGTGCCAAAAAGTGGCATAGCTCATACGTATGACGAGGCGATTACCGTCGTTGAGGAGATCGGTTACCCAGCAATTATTCGACCTGCGTTTACGCTCGGCGGTACAGGCGGCGGTATTGCTTACAATATCGAAGAGTTTCGGGATATGGTCGAGTACGGATTGGGGTTGAGTCCAGTCAACGAGGTGTTAATCGAAGAGTCGGTAATCGGTTGGAAAGAATTCGAACTTGAGGTCATGCGGGATGGAACGGATAACGTCGTGATTATCTGTTCTATTGAGAATTTCGATGCGATGGGAGTTCACACAGGCGATAGCATTACGGTTGCACCTGCCCAAACCTTAACGGACAAAGAGTATCAACAGATGCGGAATGCGGCGATTAAGATCATTCGTGAAATTGGGGTGGACACCGGTGGCTCAAATATCCAGTTTGCGGTCGATCCAGATACAGGGAAACAGGTTGTGATTGAAATGAACCCGCGGGTTTCTCGGAGTTCTGCGCTCGCCTCGAAAGCAACTGGATTTCCGATAGCGAAGATCGCAGCCAAGTTAGCTGTCGGTTATACGCTTGACGAGTTACCCAACGATATTACGCGCAAAACCCCTGCGTCGTTTGAGCCGACCATTGATTACGTCGTGACAAAGATTCCGCGTTGGGCGTTTGAGAAATTCGCTGGCACCGATGAGACATTGACGACGATGATGAAGTCCGTGGGTGAAGCGATGGCAATCGGACGGACGTTCAAGGAATCATTGCAGAAAGGGTTGAGATCGTTGGAAAACGGTTGGGCGGGACTTGACAGCCAACCCCTGCAGAAATTGCCGGTCTCAGAACTTCCACAGAAGTTGACCATCCCCAATATGGAGCGCATCCTTTATATCAAACAGGCTTTCCAAGGCGGAATGAGTATCGATCAGATTCACGGATATACACACATCGATCCATTTTTCCTGTATAATATAAAGGAGATTATCGATTTCGAGGAAGAAATTCGGAGAGCCGGAAGCGAGAGCAATCTGGACGCTCTGCCTGATTCGTCCGTTTTCCTGCTTCGCAAAGCAAAGCAGTATGGATTCTCGGACCGGCAGATAGGGGAACTTTGGAACGCCTCTGAAGCAAGCATCCGAGGGCTGCGGAAAGAGCACGGGATTGAAGCCACGTTTAAGACGGTGGATACCTGTGCTGCGGAGTTTGAAGCGGAGACGCCTTACTACTATTCTACCTATGGCATGGAGGATGAGGTCAGACCCAGCCAGAAAAAGAAGATCTTAATTTTGGGAAGTGGTCCGAACCGAATAGGTCAAGGGATTGAGTTCGATTATTGTTGCGTTCACGCGGCGCTCGCACTTAAAGAGGATAACTATGAGACCATTATGGTCAACAGCAATCCCGAAACCGTGAGCACGGATTACGACACCTCGGATCGACTCTACTTTGAACCGCTCACGCACGAAAATGTGTTAAACATCGTTGATCGGGAAAAGCCGGATGGGGTTATCGTGCAGCTTGGCGGGCAAACACCCTTGAATCTTGCGCTCGGGCTCCAGAAAGCGGGTGTTCCGATTATCGGGACAAGCCCAGAGGATATTGCGCGATCTGAAGATCGGAAGCAGTTCACAGAGTTGCTTGATGGACTTGGCTTGAAGCAGCCCCCAAATGGTACGGCAACTTCAGTCAAAGAAGCCACGCCAATCGCCGCAGCGCTTGGATATCCGGTGATGGTGCGTCCTTCGTATGTTTTGGGGGGACGGGCGATGCAGATTGTCTATGATCAAGATGCACTGGAAGCATATATGGATTCGGCGGTCGCAGCCTCACCCGAACATCCTGTGCTAATTGACAAGTATTTGGAAGATGCAATCGAAGTTGATGTTGATGCGATTTCCGACGGGAACCTCACCGTTGTCGGCGGTATCATGGAACATATCGAAGAAGCAGGGATCCACTCTGGAGATAGCGACTGTGTGTTACCGCCTTACACCCTTGTTGAAGAGCAGATCAATACGCTCAAAGAGTATACTGACGCGCTTGCAAAGGCACTCAACGTGCGCGGGTTGATGAATATACAGTATGCGATAAAAAACGATGAGATTTATGTGTTAGAGGTCAACCCCCGTGCGTCGCGGACCGTGCCGTTTGTAAGCAAGACCATTGGGGTGCCGTTAGCAAAACTCGCCGCCCGCATCATGGCGGGAAGGACTCTTGAAGAACTTGGATTTACGAACGAGATCGAGCCGGATTATTTTTCAGTAAAGGCACCTGTGTTTCCGTTCAACCGTTTTCCGGGGGCAAATTCCCAACTCGGTCCTGAGATGAAATCGACAGGCGAGGTGATGGGGATTGATGCAGACCTGAGCATTGCTTTTGCCAAAGCGCAACAGGCGGTCGGCTATGGATTACCTCTCGACGGTCATGCGTTCATCAGCGTGAAAAATAAGGATAAGCGTGCCATCATCTTCATCGCTAAAAAGCTAGTTGATCTGGGATTTCAACTGATTGCTACGCACGGCACAGCGAAGGTACTTCGTCGCAACGGCATGGAAGTGACACTGGTTCATAGTATCGGCAAAGGGCGCCCGACCATCCACGATTATGTTAAAAACAACGCTGTCGATCTCATTATCAACACGCCTACCGGCTATGCACATCGTCCGAACGAGGAATTAATTCGGCAAATGGCAATTGATTACGGGATTACCCTATTTTCTACAATCGCAGGTGCGTCAGCGGCAATCAATGGTATTGAGGCGCTCCGTCGTGGCGAGATTACTGTGACTCCGCTGCAAGATTATTATTGA
- a CDS encoding dihydroorotase — translation MSRILIRNGRIIDPANRIDTTGDLLIRDGKIDRIADRIEVEASQTVDATGLIVAPGLIDMHVHLREPGFEHKETIASGTRAAAAGGFTSVACMANTDPVADSPDVIELIRSQAKKVGATNVFPIGSITKNLDGKVLTDASALLGAGAIGLSDDGKTVMDAGLMGDVLALSAKHNFPVMVHCQEHNLDVGAVMNLGETSRRLNLIGSPNAAEDIIVARDIMLAELTGGHLHVLHVSTAGSVDLVRWGKRRGVNVTAEAMPHHFTLTDAAVEEHGTDAKMHPPLRTQTDVDAVIEGIKDGTLDAIATDHAPHTPFEKAQGMLEAPPGIIGSETCVPLVFDRLIHTGQLTLSDAIAKMTCVPAKILQIDRGTLSIGAAADVTLIDPEKVATVDVTQSPSKSRNTPFDGWELKGWAVMTIRDGVVT, via the coding sequence ATGAGTCGGATACTCATCCGTAACGGTCGAATTATTGACCCTGCCAACCGGATTGACACCACTGGCGATCTCCTGATTCGTGATGGGAAAATCGATCGAATCGCTGACCGTATTGAAGTTGAAGCTTCTCAAACTGTTGATGCAACGGGACTAATTGTTGCGCCGGGCTTGATTGATATGCACGTTCACCTCCGGGAACCCGGCTTTGAGCATAAGGAGACAATCGCATCAGGCACCCGCGCGGCGGCGGCTGGTGGATTTACTTCCGTTGCGTGTATGGCGAATACCGATCCAGTGGCGGACTCGCCTGACGTTATCGAATTGATACGGTCGCAAGCGAAGAAGGTTGGTGCGACGAATGTTTTTCCAATCGGTAGTATCACAAAAAATCTTGATGGCAAGGTGTTAACCGATGCATCGGCACTGTTAGGAGCCGGTGCCATTGGGCTATCGGACGATGGCAAAACAGTCATGGACGCTGGGTTGATGGGCGATGTGTTGGCGTTAAGTGCAAAACACAACTTCCCCGTGATGGTTCACTGTCAAGAGCATAACCTCGACGTAGGGGCGGTTATGAATCTCGGTGAAACGTCGCGTCGGTTGAACCTAATCGGAAGCCCCAACGCTGCGGAAGATATAATCGTTGCCCGCGACATCATGCTTGCTGAACTGACCGGCGGGCACCTCCATGTCCTCCATGTCAGCACAGCAGGATCCGTTGACCTTGTCCGTTGGGGTAAACGCAGAGGGGTCAATGTCACTGCCGAAGCGATGCCGCATCACTTTACGCTTACTGACGCAGCAGTGGAAGAACATGGTACGGATGCCAAGATGCACCCACCCTTGCGCACGCAGACTGACGTTGATGCTGTCATTGAAGGGATCAAGGATGGGACGCTCGATGCGATTGCGACAGACCACGCGCCACATACCCCGTTTGAAAAGGCGCAGGGTATGCTTGAAGCCCCGCCGGGTATCATCGGATCAGAGACCTGCGTGCCGCTTGTGTTTGACCGGCTTATCCACACTGGGCAACTCACGCTATCGGACGCAATAGCGAAGATGACCTGTGTTCCGGCGAAGATTCTGCAGATTGATCGTGGGACACTCTCCATCGGTGCAGCGGCTGACGTGACGTTAATAGATCCGGAGAAGGTTGCAACAGTAGATGTAACACAGTCTCCCTCCAAAAGCCGCAATACACCCTTTGACGGTTGGGAATTGAAAGGATGGGCTGTGATGACGATCCGGGACGGTGTTGTAACCTGA
- a CDS encoding GNAT family N-acetyltransferase, which translates to MAQDERFKDLPAIETERLLLRTLKMEDAEDIFEWVSDPQVTTYLFWRAHQSIEDSRDFIAWVTTDDFACWGVVLPENGKVIGNCFLHNVNFEHKRAEIAFNIGRQYWGKGYATETAQAIIQFGFERWQLNRIEGTCMVENCASARVMEKVGMTLEGIMRKYVCVRGQFHDMKLYSILREEI; encoded by the coding sequence ATGGCTCAGGATGAGCGCTTCAAGGATTTACCTGCGATAGAGACCGAAAGATTGCTTTTAAGAACGTTGAAAATGGAGGATGCCGAAGATATATTTGAATGGGTTTCAGATCCGCAGGTGACAACGTACCTCTTCTGGCGGGCGCACCAATCGATAGAAGACAGTAGAGACTTTATTGCATGGGTAACAACCGATGATTTTGCGTGTTGGGGAGTTGTCCTGCCCGAAAATGGTAAGGTCATCGGAAACTGCTTTTTGCACAACGTGAACTTTGAGCACAAAAGGGCAGAAATCGCCTTCAATATTGGTCGGCAGTATTGGGGGAAGGGTTATGCAACTGAGACCGCTCAGGCGATCATCCAATTCGGTTTTGAACGTTGGCAGCTCAATCGGATTGAGGGGACTTGCATGGTTGAGAACTGTGCCTCCGCTCGCGTGATGGAGAAGGTTGGCATGACCCTTGAGGGTATCATGCGCAAATATGTCTGCGTTAGAGGGCAGTTTCACGATATGAAATTGTACTCGATTTTGAGGGAGGAAATTTAA
- the pyrR gene encoding bifunctional pyr operon transcriptional regulator/uracil phosphoribosyltransferase PyrR, whose protein sequence is MREKTQVMTAEDIRRAVVRISHEILERSHQEIADLAVIGVKSRGDHLARRIAEHLERTEGVQVPVGVVDVRLYRDDVNLYDETIKVNRTEIPFDPTGKRVILVDEVLYTGRTVRAAMDAVMDFGRPAAIQLAVLIDRGHRELPIAADYIGKNIPTSRKEIVRVQLVEEDGVDRAVIYEEDDS, encoded by the coding sequence ATGCGTGAAAAGACACAAGTGATGACGGCGGAGGACATTCGGCGAGCGGTAGTCCGAATATCGCATGAGATTTTGGAGCGGAGTCACCAAGAAATTGCGGATCTAGCGGTCATTGGCGTTAAAAGTCGAGGGGATCACTTGGCACGTCGAATCGCTGAACATCTGGAGCGAACCGAGGGGGTTCAGGTTCCGGTTGGTGTCGTTGATGTGCGGCTTTATCGAGATGATGTGAACCTATATGATGAAACGATTAAAGTGAATCGCACAGAGATCCCGTTTGATCCGACAGGGAAGCGTGTTATCTTGGTTGATGAGGTGCTTTACACCGGACGCACCGTCCGCGCTGCCATGGACGCAGTTATGGATTTTGGACGACCCGCAGCAATTCAGTTGGCGGTCCTCATTGACCGGGGTCATCGTGAACTCCCGATTGCAGCGGACTACATCGGCAAGAATATCCCGACTTCACGTAAAGAGATTGTTCGGGTTCAGTTGGTCGAAGAGGATGGGGTTGACCGGGCGGTAATCTACGAGGAGGACGACTCATGA
- a CDS encoding AAA family ATPase, which produces MRESDLTALNERIQETSAFVEEIFEEIRKAIIGQKYMIERMIIGLLCNGHILLEGVPGLAKTTAVQALSSTIAVSFKRLQFTPDLLPADLIGTQIYNQRSGDFYVKKGPIFANLVLADEINRAPAKVQSALLEAMQERQVTIGDETYPLDPPFLVLATQNPIEQEGTYPLPEAQVDRFMLKLQVTYPSRTEELSILRQLTREDPQPIQQVISPQEILQLRTTVREIYMDEKIENYIVDLVCATREPARYQLDQLTDLIEYGASPRATIFLATAAKAHAFLCHRGYVTPEDVYAVGMDVLRHRVIVSYEAEAEEISSEQIIKQVFEGVEVP; this is translated from the coding sequence ATGAGAGAATCTGATCTGACCGCGTTGAACGAAAGGATTCAGGAGACGAGTGCCTTCGTTGAAGAGATCTTTGAAGAAATTCGGAAGGCTATCATCGGACAGAAATATATGATCGAGCGGATGATTATCGGATTGCTCTGCAACGGTCATATCCTGTTAGAGGGTGTTCCCGGCCTCGCCAAGACAACCGCTGTCCAAGCGCTTTCCAGCACGATTGCCGTCTCTTTCAAACGCCTTCAATTTACCCCTGACCTTCTGCCCGCCGATCTGATCGGCACCCAAATCTATAACCAACGTTCAGGCGATTTTTATGTCAAAAAGGGTCCCATTTTCGCTAACCTTGTTCTCGCCGACGAGATTAACCGTGCACCCGCCAAAGTGCAAAGCGCACTCCTCGAAGCGATGCAAGAACGTCAGGTCACAATCGGTGATGAAACCTACCCGCTCGACCCACCATTCCTCGTTCTAGCAACCCAAAACCCAATCGAGCAAGAGGGAACGTATCCTCTACCAGAAGCGCAGGTAGACCGGTTCATGCTTAAATTGCAGGTGACCTATCCCTCACGGACGGAAGAACTTTCCATCCTACGGCAACTCACACGCGAAGACCCCCAACCGATTCAACAAGTCATATCGCCCCAAGAAATTCTCCAACTTCGTACAACAGTCCGTGAAATCTACATGGACGAGAAGATCGAAAACTATATTGTCGACCTCGTCTGCGCTACCCGCGAGCCGGCAAGGTATCAACTGGATCAACTGACAGATCTCATCGAATACGGCGCATCGCCACGGGCGACGATCTTCCTCGCAACGGCTGCCAAAGCCCACGCCTTCCTCTGTCATCGCGGGTATGTAACGCCAGAAGATGTCTACGCAGTGGGCATGGATGTCCTTAGACACCGCGTTATCGTCAGCTACGAAGCGGAGGCGGAAGAAATCTCCTCCGAACAGATTATCAAACAGGTTTTTGAAGGGGTCGAAGTGCCTTAA